The genomic stretch TCCCCAAACGGATCCAGACAATGCTCGAGTCAGAGTGAAACGGACCTGCGAACGCAGGTCCATGCAGCGCGCGATTATCCAGCAGGTTGCGTGACAACGCATCAGGCTGGAGCAACTATTTATCGTATAAAACCCCTTGTTTTCCTGTGAACAAAGGGGTTTTTGACCTCATATTTGTAACATAAATGTTACGGGGCCATCATTGACCAGGTGCACCTGCATATCCGCCCCGAAGCGGCCGCTGGCCACGTCGGCGTGCTGAGCCTTTGCCTGCTGCAAAAGATAGTCGAACAACTCGGCGCCGAGGGCCGGTGGCGCCGCTGTCGAGAAGCTCGGACGCATGCCGTTGCGAGTATCGGCGGCCAAGGTGAACTGTGACACCAGCAACAGGCCACCCCCGACATCCTTGAGCGACAGGTTCATCTTGCCCTGATCGTCGCTGAACACACGGTAGTTCAGCAGCTTGTGCAACAGCTTATCGGCCTGTTCGCGGGAATCGTCAGGCTCGACCGCCACCAGCACCAGCAACCCCTGGTCGATGGCACCGACCACCTCCCCCGCCACTTCAACCCGCGCACCGCGCACGCGCTGCAACAGGCCCTTCATGCTTCTTCCAGGGGCAGGTCGAGCAGGCGTCGGGCCATCTGGTCGGCGGCACGCACCAGGGCATCGGTGATGCCAGGCTCGGAAGCCGCGTGACCGGCGTCACGGATCACTTTCAGCTCACTGTTCGGCCAGGCCTGGTGCAACGCCCAGGCGTTGTCCAGTGGGCAGATCACATCGTAGCGCCCATGCACGATCACCGCCGGCAGGTGGGCGATCTTGGGCAGATCACGGATCAGCTGGTCCGGTTCGAGGAAGGCGTTGTTCATGAAGTAGTGGCATTCGATGCGAGCGATCGACAGCGCCCGCTGCGGTTCGGAAAAGCGGTCGACCACCAGCGGATTGGGGCGCAGGGTGGCGGTACGGCCTTCCCAGGTGGACCACGCCTTGGCGGCGTGCATCTGGGCGATCTGGTCATTACCGGTCAGGCGCTTGTGGAAGGCCTTGACCAGATCGCCGCGTTCCTCCGGTGGTATCGGTGCGATGTAGTCCTGCCAGTAGTCGGGGAACAGGCGGCTGGCGCCTTCCTGGTAGAACCACTCGATTTCCTGCGGCCGGCACAGGAAGATGCCGCGCAGGATCAGGCCGTGCACGCGTTCTGGGTGAGCCTGAGCGTAGGCCAGGGCCAGGGTCGAGCCCCAAGAGCCACCAAACAGCACCCACTTGTCTATGCCAAGGTGTTCGCGAATGCGCTCCAGGTCTTCGACCAGGTGCCACGTGGTGTTGTTCTCCAGGCTCGCATGGGGCGTGGAGCGGCCACAGCCGCGCTGGTCGAAGGTGATGATGCGGTACAGGTTGGGGTCAAAGTAGCAGCGGCTCTGGGCGTCGCAGCCAGCGCCAGGGCCTCCGTGGATAAACACCACGGGCAGACCTTCCGGCGAGCCGCTTTCGTCGACATAAAGCACATGCGGCGCTTCCACGGCCAGATCGTGCCTGGCGTAGGGTTTGATCTGCGGGTAGAGGGTCTGCATTGCGCACTCCGTGTGAGGATTATTCGGCCGTGGGCCATCATAAACCTGAATTGCGCTTTCAGCACCGTCCTTGCTGACGCGTTCGAACGGCGCGAATGGCCATTGCGCAGATTTCCGACAATGGCCTCCCACGGCGCCTGGCGACGCCGATAGCGTCGCCGCCTCCACTCAACGCTTGTAACGCTCGTCGCCCCACGCCAGCAGCGCTTGCAGCAGCTGCCTCAATACCGCTTGTGTCGGTTGCGCCAGATCATCCCGGTAGGCAAACGGCTCGATTTCCTCCATATAGGTGCTTTGCGCCAGCTCCAGTTGCACAGCATGGATATGGTTGGCCGGGTCGCCATAATGCCGGGTGATGTACCCGCCTTTGAACCGACCGTTGAGCACATGGCTGTAACCTTGCATCCCGGCGCACACACCCTGCAGCCGCTCAGCCAGTGCCGGATCGCAACTGGCGCCGTTGAAAGTACCCAGGTTGAAGTCCGGTAACCTGCCGTCGAACAGGTGCGGGATCAGCGAACGGATCGAATGGGCATCCCACAGCAGCGCATAACCGAACTGCTCTCGCAAGCGGTCCAGCTCGCGACGAATGGTAGCGTGATAGGGGCGCCAGATCTGCTCCAGATAGCGTTTACGTTCTTCGCCAGACGGTGCCAGCCCATCCTTGAACAGGGGTTCGCCACCGAACAGCGTCGCCGGGTACAAGCCCGTGGTGGCGCCGGCGTACAGTGGCTTGTCGTCGTCCGGCCGGTTCAGGTCGATGACGAAGCGTGAATACTCTGCAGCCACCACGCTGGCGCCCATGTCACGGGCAAAGTCGTACAACTGCGGGATGTGCCAGTCGGTGTCCGGCAAGCTTTGCGCCTGGTCGACCAGGCCGTCGCGCACGGCGTCGCTCAGGCGCAGGCCAGCGTGCGGCATGCTGATCAGCAGCGGCAGGCGACCTTGGTGAAAACTCAGTACCTTGTCCATCGGGCCTCGCTCAGTTGGAGATTTCATGGCCCATGCGCACTACGCGCTTGGGCAGGTCGCCACCCAGCCAGTAGGCCAGGTCGGCGGGGCGTTCGATCTGCCAGGCGACGAAGTCGGCCACCTTGCCCACTTGCAGCGAGCCGTGGCTGTCACCCAGGCCCAGCGCCGTGGCAGCGTGGACCGTAACGCCGGCCAGGGCTTCTTCCGGCGTCATGCGGAAGCAGGTGCAGCCCATGTTCAGCATCAACCGTAGCGACAACCCTGGCGAGGTGCCGGGGTTGAGGTCGCTGGCCAGGGCAATCTTCACCCCGTGCCGGCGCAATGCATCCATTGGCGGCAGCTGGGTTTCACGCAGGAAGTAGAAGGCACCCGGCAGCAGCACGGCGACTGTGCCGGCGTTTGCCATGGCCATGGCGTCTTCCTCTGTCATGAACTCCAGGTGGTCAGCCGACAGAGCCTGGTAACGCGCGGCCAGGCTTGAGCCGTGCAACGATGACAGCTGTTCGGCATGCAGCTTGACCGGAAGGCCCAGTTCGCGTGCCTTGATGAACAGTCGTTCGACCTGGGCCGGCGAGAACGCGAGGTGTTCGCAGAAGGCGTCCACCGCATCTACCAGGCCTTCGGCCGCCAGGGCCGGCAACATTTCATCGCAGATATGCGCGATGTAGTCATCGGCCCGGCCTGCGTACTCTGGGGGCAA from Pseudomonas putida encodes the following:
- a CDS encoding D-tyrosyl-tRNA(Tyr) deacylase; its protein translation is MKGLLQRVRGARVEVAGEVVGAIDQGLLVLVAVEPDDSREQADKLLHKLLNYRVFSDDQGKMNLSLKDVGGGLLLVSQFTLAADTRNGMRPSFSTAAPPALGAELFDYLLQQAKAQHADVASGRFGADMQVHLVNDGPVTFMLQI
- the pip gene encoding prolyl aminopeptidase, translated to MQTLYPQIKPYARHDLAVEAPHVLYVDESGSPEGLPVVFIHGGPGAGCDAQSRCYFDPNLYRIITFDQRGCGRSTPHASLENNTTWHLVEDLERIREHLGIDKWVLFGGSWGSTLALAYAQAHPERVHGLILRGIFLCRPQEIEWFYQEGASRLFPDYWQDYIAPIPPEERGDLVKAFHKRLTGNDQIAQMHAAKAWSTWEGRTATLRPNPLVVDRFSEPQRALSIARIECHYFMNNAFLEPDQLIRDLPKIAHLPAVIVHGRYDVICPLDNAWALHQAWPNSELKVIRDAGHAASEPGITDALVRAADQMARRLLDLPLEEA
- the hutG gene encoding N-formylglutamate deformylase; this translates as MDKVLSFHQGRLPLLISMPHAGLRLSDAVRDGLVDQAQSLPDTDWHIPQLYDFARDMGASVVAAEYSRFVIDLNRPDDDKPLYAGATTGLYPATLFGGEPLFKDGLAPSGEERKRYLEQIWRPYHATIRRELDRLREQFGYALLWDAHSIRSLIPHLFDGRLPDFNLGTFNGASCDPALAERLQGVCAGMQGYSHVLNGRFKGGYITRHYGDPANHIHAVQLELAQSTYMEEIEPFAYRDDLAQPTQAVLRQLLQALLAWGDERYKR
- a CDS encoding imidazolonepropionase; its protein translation is MRTLWQHCHVATMADGRYSAIEDAAIVTSAGLIEWIGPRAELAPVEADRTVDLGGAWVTPGLIDCHTHAVFGGNRSGEFEQRLQGVSYAEIAAQGGGIASTVRATRAASEDELFASARQRVRALMRDGVTTIEVKSGYGLDLANERKMLRVARRLADELPLTVRATCLAAHALPPEYAGRADDYIAHICDEMLPALAAEGLVDAVDAFCEHLAFSPAQVERLFIKARELGLPVKLHAEQLSSLHGSSLAARYQALSADHLEFMTEEDAMAMANAGTVAVLLPGAFYFLRETQLPPMDALRRHGVKIALASDLNPGTSPGLSLRLMLNMGCTCFRMTPEEALAGVTVHAATALGLGDSHGSLQVGKVADFVAWQIERPADLAYWLGGDLPKRVVRMGHEISN